TTCTTTGATTCGATCTATTATTCCCATTTGAGGAGCGAGATAAAAAAATTCAAAATTCAGTTTATTTAAGGTATATTAATTAAGAATGAAGGAGGTTGTTAGAGAATGGAAATCATTATTTATTTAGCAGGGGAGATCCATACAAGTTGGCGCGAAGAAATAAAGGCACGGTCGAATGCTCTTCAATTGCCGATTACTTTCGTTGGACCAATGGAAAATCATGAACGCTCAGACAATATTGGCGAAGAAATATTAGGAGAGCAACCTAACGCTATTTTAAAAGATGAAGCCGCTTCGAGCATTAATAATTTTCGAACACAAATTTTAATGCAAAAGGCAGACATTGTCATCGCCTTATTCGGTGAAAAATACAAACAATGGAACACAGCGATGGATGCAAGCTTAGCGATTACCTCTGGGAAGCCACTGATCTTAATCCGACCAAAAGAACATCACCATGCCCTCAAAGAATTATCAAGGAAAGCCAATGTAACAGTTGAAACAATTGAGCAGGCAATCCAAGTGTTATCTTATATTTTTGAAGAGAAATAGACTTTAGCTTGAATCAGTGGGGGAAGATTCCCTTCCCCCACTGTTTTAGTATGAATATTTATTCACCATTTAACCGTTTTGACGAATCGTTTGAACAGTGGATTGGTCACATGTTTTAACTAATTTCACTAATAATTCTTTTGCAGCAGCATAGTCATCCACATGAATAATGGAAGCATGAGTATGAATATATCTTGAGCAAATTCCGATCACAGCACTCGGTACACCTTCATTCGATAAGTGAACTCTTCCAGCATCTGTTCCCCCTTGTGATACGAAATATTGATAAGGGATATGATTGGTTTCGGCTGTATCCAATACGAATTCTCTCATTCCTCTATGTGTCACCATAGATCGGTCAAGAATCCTTAGTAGTGTCCCTTTCCCAAGCTGTCCAAATTCATTTTTATCTCCTGTCATGTCATTGGCTGGGCTTGCATCCAATGCAAAAAAGAGATCAGGCTTAATCATATTGGCAGATGTCTGTGCACCACGTAGCCCTACCTCTTCCTGAACAGTTGCACCAGAATATAATACATTCGGTAGGTTTTCATCTTTCACTTCTTTTAATAATTCGATTGCTAATCCACAACCATAGCGATTATCCCATGCTTTTGCTAAAATTTTCCTTTCATTTGCCATCGGAGTAAATGGACAAATCGGTACTATTTGCTGTCCTGGCTTAATCCCCATTTGGACGGCATCTTCCCGATCATCTGCTCCAACATCAATTAACATATTTTTGATCTCCATTGGCTTATTTCTTCGACTATCATTTAATAAATGCGGGGGAATGGAACCGATCACGCCGATGATAGGACCTTGCTCTGTGATAATTTGAATCCGTTGAGCAAGTAACACTTGACTCCACCAACCACCTAATGTTTGAAAGCGAATCATGCCGTTGTCTGTAATCGAGGTGACCATAAATCCAACTTCATCCATATGCCCAGCCACCATAAGAGTCGGACCGTTTTCTTCTCCTTTTTTCATTCCGAATATACTTCCAAGTCCATCTTGAATGATCTCATCGGAGTATTGTGATAATTGTTGACGCATAAACGCTCGAACCGCATGTTCATTACCAGATGTTCCCGGAAGTTCTGTTAATGTTTTAAAAAGTTGTAGAGTCTCCTGATTCATTGTAAAACTCCTTTTCTAAAATTTTTTCATTATGTACAATATATTCCTCAAAAGTTCAAAATCGAACCCGTTCTAAATATTGCCTTCCTCTATTTTATAGAAAAATCTTGTCCCTTTCCACCTTCACATTTGTTCGATTTACATCGCCTCTGTAGATGCTTCATTAAGAAAGTTCTTCATGTGAGGGAAAAATGAAATTTTATTGAAAAAAAGTCTCGGAAAGGATTATCTAAACAAACTACTGTATACTGAACTTATATGTGAAAGATCATTCCATAGGAGAAATCCTTATGGATGTAAAAGCCATGCTGGAGGTGGAAGGAAGATGAAATACAATTGGAAAACTTTTTTAGCAGGGGCAGTTTCAGGTGCTATCGGAGCTCTTGCCGTTCAACAAGCTATATCAAATCAAATGTCGGTATCTGCGGAAAAAATATTAGAAAATGTCAAAGAAGCATTTAAAAAAGACGGAGCAATTGATGGTTCATGGATTCAAATGAAGCCAGAGGAGTTTCATAAGCTTGGCCTACAAACGACGGTTTATCGTGGAGGCATTTCAAGAAGAGTGAATGAGAAATTAGAACAATTTGAATTTATCGCCGATGCCAAGACCGGAACGATTATGGACGTGTATCGACTCCCCTAATAATGAAGCTTCAAAATGACGTCCCGAAGGCAAAGTGCCAAGCCATTTTCACCAAGATACTGCTTCAAATCTTCCAATAAAGCCAGAATGGAGCTAGGCACTTTAGGGACACCTTTACATCATTCTTATCTAATTCGTTTTACTGACTCTACGATCTCATGAGATTCATTCCACTTCACAGCCCGATAAAAGGCATCATGATAAAATGTGAACCAAGCGTGATCCTTCACCCCTTCAGATAACCACTTTTGCTTTGCGGCAATCGAATCCATTGGATAATCATCATAGGCCATGACCCATAACACATGTTGATGGGCAGTAGTCGGCATAATATCTGCCATATGAATAAGCTTTTCACCATCTCTTTCAATGACAATGATTGAGTGTCCATCACTGTGACCGCCTGTATGGACCATTTTCACTCCGTTCACCACTTCTATTTCATCTTCAAATGTTTTGACTTGATCTACAATTGCTTGCCAATTCTCCTTCCAATATGTATTTTTGGAACGAATATTCGGGTTTCTCATTTCCCCCCATTCAGTTCGCGACGTATAGATGGTAGCATTGGGAAATGCAGAGACAAGCTCGTCCCCATCATACTTTGTCAAACCACATGCATGGTCAAAATGAAGATGAGTCATTAAGATAATATCAATATCTTCTGGCAATACCCCAAGCTGTTGTAATGATTCTTCTACTTTTGATTCCTCCCTAACCCCAAAGTTACGTTTTTGTTTAGCATTCATTTTCCCATATCCGATTCCAGTTTCAATTAAAATATTTTTCCTATCTAATTGAAAGAAAATAGGGTCTGTGCGCAATTCAATTTGATTTTCATCATTATGTGGATATTTCCGTGACCATAATGGTTTAGGAACAACTCCAAACATAGCTCCCCCATCTAAATTCGTTACTCCACCGTTTAACCATGTCAATGTTAAATCTCCTATTGTAAGCGTTTCCACCACTTCGCCCCCTTTACATAACTTTCTAAATTATAACATAATTCAAAAACCCCCACTATATTTTATAAATACAAAAGCGGAAGCGCCTTGTCCATCGGCGTACGGATTTTGTAGTCTTTGACTGAGATAAAGGAAACACAGCGAGGTCTTTCACGAGCTGATGTTGACTTATCGTAGGGAAAAGACGGAGAAATCCGCTAGACGATAGGCGCTGGAGCTGGACGATCAAAAGCGGAAGCGCCTTGTCCATCGGCGTACGGATTTTGTAGTCTTTGACTGAGATAAAGGAAACACAGCGAGGTCTTTTACGAGCTGATGTTGACTTATCGTAGGGAAAAGACGGAGAAATCCGCTAGACGATAGGCGCTGGAGCTGGACGATCAAAAGCGGAAGCGCCTGGTCATCGGCGTACGGATTTTGTAGTCTTTGACTGAGATAAAGGAAACACTGCGAGGTATTCCACGAGCTGATGTTGACTTATCGTAGGGAGAAAACGGAGAAATACGATAGCTGATAGACGAGGCAAAAATCGGCCCTTTGTGGGACCGATTTTTTCTTAATCATTTTGAAATTTTACTTCACACCGATAAATTCGTTGACCTTTTGCTGAAAATTTCTCTTCATATTCTGTCATAATATTTCCTTCATAATCACTTTGATGAAGATCTAAACTAATATATTTTAATAGCATTCCATATTTAGAAAAACTCATAAGAGAATATTCAAAGAGTCCTTGATTATCCGTTTTAAAATGAATTTCTCCCCCATCAATTAAAAGATCTTCATAAATCTTTAAAAATGACTGATATGTAAGGCGGCGTTTTTCATGTCTTACTTTAGGCCATGGATCTGAAAAATTTAAATAGACACGTTCTACATCATTTTTCGCAAAAAATTTCGATAAATCATTTGCATCCACACTTAATAGCTTTACATTAGGGAGATCGGCCTCAATAATTCGATCAAGCGCTGAAACGATGACACTTTCATACACTTCAATCCCGATATAATTAATATGAGGGTTCGCTTTCGCCATTCCTGTTACAAACTGGCCTTTTCCCGTCCCGACCTCAATGTGGATAGGATGGTCATTACCAAATACCTCTTCCCATCTTCCTTTATATTGTTCTGGTTGTTGAATCGAATATTGCGGATATTCATTCAATTTATCTTTAGCCCAAGGCTTATATCTTAATCTCATGTCAGCACCTCTTTTTTCAATCACTGATTGCACTTCGCATCGTTCAAACGATATCATGATCCCCCATTTGTTGCAAGGAGCATCTTAATGGGACTACTTCTTCAATTTTTCGTATAGATGAATATAGGCATTGATAAGAATAAATAAAAAAAGAACTCACAAAATAAGGAGTGAATTCTTTTCCTTAAAAAGAACAGATGATCGATTTATTCAATTAACCGTAAATGAGCTTACTTAAATAGTGAAAGGATGACTTCCATGACGTTAAATCATCAACATCAGCTGGAATTATTAAAGGACATTTTGTCAAATCATCAAACCGATTGTTGTGGTTCAGTTGCTGAATGTGAACAGTTGGAACGACTAGTCAAATCTTTAATGGTCAACCAGCATATCCATTCTTCGATGAAACCTTTATTAGAAAATGTCTATTCCTATAGTCAAAATGGAAAGAATGCCGGGAACCTTAATCAACATATCCAATCACATCAAAGCCAACTATCTGAATGGGTAGCAGATATGAATCATTTTTCATAAATCACTGAATGGATTGTAAAAAATGAAGCCAGTTCATCATTTCATCAAAGCGATTCTTATCTCTGTGCCACTGGACGAAGTAAAGGGTTTGGACCGTGATGTACCATTTCATTCTTAGTTTCAAATGAGATGTCAAAGTTACTCCGTATAATCCTAACCACTGCTCCCAATTTTCTTTGGGAATATACCAATATAACAGTGATCCAATATCTATTGCAGGATCGCCAATCATAGCATTGTCCCAATCAATTAAATACAACTGGTTGTCTGTTTGCAGCCAGTTGTTATGGTTGACATCTCCATGGCAAACAACCAATTCCTCGCAATAAATATTTTTGAGTTCATATTGTAAGAATTGAATGGATTCTTTCACCCCGGGATATTGTAAAATTTCATCATCTAAATTCATGGTGATTTTCTTCAGCATCATTTCGGGTTGATTATGCCTTTTTCCAAGCCTCTTAAGCATCATTAATAACGGTTTTGAAGAGTGAATTTTCTTTAACACTTTTACAACTTGTTCACTCATCATTTCAACCGGCTTAAGTTCTCTTCCATTTAACCATTGCTGAGCAGTGATGACATCTCCGTTTTCCAAACGTTTCGTCCAAATTAGTTTCGGTACTATTCTTTCTGCAGAAAGAACAGCTAAGAATGGGGAAGAATTCCGTTTTAAAAATAGCTTTTGGCCATTATGACTGGCTAAAAAGGCTTCACCAGTCGCACCACCGGCGGAAACAATTTCCCAATCTTGTCCTAATAAATGTTCCAACTTCATTCACCTTCATTTAAGTAAGCTGTACGATTAAAAAGTACAAACTTTATATTAGCTCACTCCTCATCTGTCGATTCTTTCATAAAGAGAAAGCGAAACTAATCGTTTATTTTTTTAAAATTGTAGCAAAACATAGCTTAAACACATGAAAGAATTCCAATGGGACTCTCCCTTTTAATATCATCCATTCATTAATTGGCGATAAAAAAACAGTTATTGAAGCTCAACGACAATAACTATCTAGTAAATTTTATCCTCTTTCGATGTTTTTCGTCAAGATTACTTTATAGAATCCAAATATCGCAGGACAAAATTCGACTTCCTTCAAACAATCTCTTTATTAAAGGATTCAATCTCCGTACAATTTAACATCTTTTCATTGTATACCAAAAGGGTCCAAGTCAGCAATTCATTTTTTCATATTGTTAAAAATTCCATTTTTATATACCCTACTTTTTTCAGGATTACGTTTTCACTCATCCACTACAAAGGGGTCTTCTATACCCATATCCCATTCAGGTCGACGGATACTAGTGGTTTGTGCATAATCTAATAAACTCTTCGTCGCCTTCATTTGCATTCTTTTTAGCGGAGAATGCAATTTCCGCATAGATTCAAACCATTGGTTAAAATTTCTACAATCCACGATTTCTAAATCAAATGGAGCGGTCGGAAAATCAATATACCCATTTCTCGATAAAACTAATTTTTTCACAGGAAACTCTACTTCATAAAGTTTAAAAAGCTGTGAAATAATGATTCCCATCCGATTTAAAGAAATGGCAGGACTAAGCACCTTTTCTTCTTGTTCCCCTATCTTTTTTGTCCAAAAACGATCATTGGATCCGACAAATGTGGCTTCATGACCATCTTCTAGAAATGAAATACACCACACTTCCGTTGGGGTGATCAACAGGTGATCTAATTCAACAGGTGCATTTTTCATCCTTAAAATCGGTTCATACATAAGAAGGAAAGTATCAGGAAATCGTTGCAGGAAAAACTGTAAACGCTCATCCTGTATGTATTTTTGATCTATATACGACTTCTCTGTTAATGTAGAACTCGCCCATTTTAATTGAAATTGAAATAATTGCTCAAGAAATAATTTTTTTAACTCATGCTTATTTTTTGGGGGATGAGATAAATTGAAATGAAAGGGAAAGACTTCGGTTTCCTTCATTTCCCCCCATTTTTCTAGGTCGTCATCCTCTAACTCTGTATTTACATTCTTTTTAAATAAACCTTTCACCCGCTGAAAAAAGCCTGCTTTTTCAAGTTCAAATACTTCCTCTTCGATTGGTTGATCCCCTTCATTTTGTTTTTCTACTTCCCATTTTTGCTGTGTTTTCTCCCATTGTTGCTTTTTAAATCGAACAAATTGTGTAGGGTAGCGATATAAATCAAATTCATAGCGTGATATATAATCTTGAAGCTTAATTAATTGTGCCATCTTGACCGTCCCTTTCAGTGCTTACTCATGTAATATAAATGTCTCAATTGCTTCATATTTTGGTATTCTATCGAGATGTGTTTGGTATAATGCGACCGTGTCCGCCTTAAAGGGAAGATCGATATCGCTTTCTATTCCTTTAGGATAAGGATATTCTCCTTTCCATTTTCGTGCAATCGTAATATGTGGTCGAAACGGTCTTGTCTCAAGTTCAAAGCCCGCCTCATTACATGCTTTATGAATGATCTGCTGTAACTGGTGTAAGCGGGGTTCCTCCTCAACTCCAATCCAAAAAATTCTTGGGGAATCAGAGCGGCCAAACGTACCGTATGAAGAAATCTTTAATGAAAAGGAGGAAAATCCAATTAACCCTTTTCTTACATTTTCCACTGCCTTTTCTAATTTCACCTGATCCGCACTTCCTAAAAAAGCAAAGGTTAAATGATAATCTTCCGGATGTACCCATTTTTGAAATGGGAAGTGGAGTTGACTTGAATATTGATGTAACATATTTTTCGTATTTTCAGGTAATGATAAAGCAAAAAAATAGTGATATTGTGTCAATTTATTTCACCCTTGTCATAAAAGTATAGTCGACTAAACAGACGCGACAAGCAAGTGCCAAGATCCGCCAAAGAGGG
This DNA window, taken from Oikeobacillus pervagus, encodes the following:
- a CDS encoding YtoQ family protein; protein product: MEIIIYLAGEIHTSWREEIKARSNALQLPITFVGPMENHERSDNIGEEILGEQPNAILKDEAASSINNFRTQILMQKADIVIALFGEKYKQWNTAMDASLAITSGKPLILIRPKEHHHALKELSRKANVTVETIEQAIQVLSYIFEEK
- a CDS encoding M42 family metallopeptidase, translating into MNQETLQLFKTLTELPGTSGNEHAVRAFMRQQLSQYSDEIIQDGLGSIFGMKKGEENGPTLMVAGHMDEVGFMVTSITDNGMIRFQTLGGWWSQVLLAQRIQIITEQGPIIGVIGSIPPHLLNDSRRNKPMEIKNMLIDVGADDREDAVQMGIKPGQQIVPICPFTPMANERKILAKAWDNRYGCGLAIELLKEVKDENLPNVLYSGATVQEEVGLRGAQTSANMIKPDLFFALDASPANDMTGDKNEFGQLGKGTLLRILDRSMVTHRGMREFVLDTAETNHIPYQYFVSQGGTDAGRVHLSNEGVPSAVIGICSRYIHTHASIIHVDDYAAAKELLVKLVKTCDQSTVQTIRQNG
- a CDS encoding PepSY domain-containing protein — protein: MKYNWKTFLAGAVSGAIGALAVQQAISNQMSVSAEKILENVKEAFKKDGAIDGSWIQMKPEEFHKLGLQTTVYRGGISRRVNEKLEQFEFIADAKTGTIMDVYRLP
- a CDS encoding YtnP family quorum-quenching lactonase, producing METLTIGDLTLTWLNGGVTNLDGGAMFGVVPKPLWSRKYPHNDENQIELRTDPIFFQLDRKNILIETGIGYGKMNAKQKRNFGVREESKVEESLQQLGVLPEDIDIILMTHLHFDHACGLTKYDGDELVSAFPNATIYTSRTEWGEMRNPNIRSKNTYWKENWQAIVDQVKTFEDEIEVVNGVKMVHTGGHSDGHSIIVIERDGEKLIHMADIMPTTAHQHVLWVMAYDDYPMDSIAAKQKWLSEGVKDHAWFTFYHDAFYRAVKWNESHEIVESVKRIR
- the trmB gene encoding tRNA (guanosine(46)-N7)-methyltransferase TrmB; the encoded protein is MRLRYKPWAKDKLNEYPQYSIQQPEQYKGRWEEVFGNDHPIHIEVGTGKGQFVTGMAKANPHINYIGIEVYESVIVSALDRIIEADLPNVKLLSVDANDLSKFFAKNDVERVYLNFSDPWPKVRHEKRRLTYQSFLKIYEDLLIDGGEIHFKTDNQGLFEYSLMSFSKYGMLLKYISLDLHQSDYEGNIMTEYEEKFSAKGQRIYRCEVKFQND
- a CDS encoding YtzH-like family protein encodes the protein MTLNHQHQLELLKDILSNHQTDCCGSVAECEQLERLVKSLMVNQHIHSSMKPLLENVYSYSQNGKNAGNLNQHIQSHQSQLSEWVADMNHFS
- a CDS encoding phosphotransferase family protein, with translation MEHLLGQDWEIVSAGGATGEAFLASHNGQKLFLKRNSSPFLAVLSAERIVPKLIWTKRLENGDVITAQQWLNGRELKPVEMMSEQVVKVLKKIHSSKPLLMMLKRLGKRHNQPEMMLKKITMNLDDEILQYPGVKESIQFLQYELKNIYCEELVVCHGDVNHNNWLQTDNQLYLIDWDNAMIGDPAIDIGSLLYWYIPKENWEQWLGLYGVTLTSHLKLRMKWYITVQTLYFVQWHRDKNRFDEMMNWLHFLQSIQ
- a CDS encoding NERD domain-containing protein; its protein translation is MAQLIKLQDYISRYEFDLYRYPTQFVRFKKQQWEKTQQKWEVEKQNEGDQPIEEEVFELEKAGFFQRVKGLFKKNVNTELEDDDLEKWGEMKETEVFPFHFNLSHPPKNKHELKKLFLEQLFQFQLKWASSTLTEKSYIDQKYIQDERLQFFLQRFPDTFLLMYEPILRMKNAPVELDHLLITPTEVWCISFLEDGHEATFVGSNDRFWTKKIGEQEEKVLSPAISLNRMGIIISQLFKLYEVEFPVKKLVLSRNGYIDFPTAPFDLEIVDCRNFNQWFESMRKLHSPLKRMQMKATKSLLDYAQTTSIRRPEWDMGIEDPFVVDE
- the thpR gene encoding RNA 2',3'-cyclic phosphodiesterase, whose translation is MTQYHYFFALSLPENTKNMLHQYSSQLHFPFQKWVHPEDYHLTFAFLGSADQVKLEKAVENVRKGLIGFSSFSLKISSYGTFGRSDSPRIFWIGVEEEPRLHQLQQIIHKACNEAGFELETRPFRPHITIARKWKGEYPYPKGIESDIDLPFKADTVALYQTHLDRIPKYEAIETFILHE